One Pagrus major chromosome 11, Pma_NU_1.0 genomic region harbors:
- the s1pr1 gene encoding sphingosine 1-phosphate receptor 1: MAEPSYSDLIAKHYNYTGKFRKMQHDSGLKADSVVFIIVCCFIILENILVLTTIWRTKKFHKPMYYFIGNLALSDLLAGVVYTANILLSGANTYKLTPTQWFFREGSMFVALAASVFSLLAIAIERHLTMLKMKLHNSGNTCRVFLLISTVWMIAAVLGGLPVMGWNCIQSMTQCSTVLPLYHKTYILFCTTVFSIILMAIVVLYARIYALVRTRSRKLVFRKVSNGRGSAGTNVKSSEKSMALLKTVIIVLSCFIACWAPLFILLLLDAACETLSCPILYKAEWFLALAVLNSAMNPLIYTLTSNEMRRAFLKTLLCCTACVRPRTKFSGPVMGAEFSRSKSDNSSHPNKEEAEHSPRETAVSSANVTSSS; encoded by the coding sequence ATGGCTGAGCCCAGTTACTCCGACCTGATCGCCAAACACTACAACTACACCGGCAAGTTCCGGAAGATGCAGCACGACTCGGGTCTGAAGGCGGACTCGGTGGTCTTCATCATCGTGTGCTGCTTCATCATCCTGGAGAACATTCTGGTCCTGACCACCATCTGGAGGACCAAGAAGTTCCACAAGCCCATGTACTACTTCATCGGGAACCTGGCGCTGTCCGACCTGCTGGCCGGGGTCGTGTACACCGCCAACATCCTGCTGTCGGGCGCCAACACCTACAAGCTGACGCCGACGCAGTGGTTCTTCCGGGAGGGCAGCATGTTCGTGGCGCTGGCGGCCTCCGTCTTCAGCCTGCTGGCCATCGCCATCGAGCGCCACCTGACGATGCTGAAGATGAAGCTGCACAACAGCGGGAACACGTGCCGCGTGTTCCTGCTCATCAGCACCGTGTGGATGATCGCGGCGGTGCTGGGCGGGCTGCCGGTGATGGGCTGGAACTGCATCCAGAGCATGACGCAGTGCTCCACCGTGCTGCCGCTGTACCACAAGACCTACATCCTGTTCTGCACCACCGTTTTCAGCATCATCCTCATGGCCATCGTGGTGCTGTACGCGCGCATCTACGCGCTGGTGCGCACGCGCAGTCGCAAACTCGTCTTCCGCAAAGTGTCGAACGGCCGTGGCAGCGCGGGAACCAACGTGAAGAGCTCCGAGAAGTCGATGGCGTTGCTGAAGACCGTGATCATCGTCCTGAGCTGCTTCATCGCCTGCTGGGCGCCACTCttcatcctcctgctgctggacGCCGCCTGCGAGACGCTCAGCTGTCCGATCCTCTACAAGGCCGAGTGGTTCCTGGCGCTCGCCGTCCTCAACTCCGCCATGAACCCGCTCATCTACACGCTGACCAGCAACGAGATGCGCAGAGCCTTCCTGAAGACGCTGCTGTGCTGCACCGCATGCGTCCGGCCGCGCACCAAGTTCAGTGGGCCGGTCATGGGGGCGGAGTTCAGCCGCAGCAAGTCCGATAACTCCTCCCACCCCAACAAGGAGGAGGCGGAGCATTCCCCCAGAGAGACGGCTGTGTCCTCGGCCAACGTCACCTCGTCGTCCTAA